Part of the Subtercola frigoramans genome, GTTGACGACGTTCGTTCTGCATTCGAGACGATCTCAGCGTTCAGGCACGACCATGGCGACGGTTCCATCACGAGCGTCGGCCTGCAGTCGGCTCCCCGTGCTGATCGCTCGAGCCCCGACAGTCTGCGGGAATCGCTCTCAGAGATCACGGCATGGAACTGGGATGGTGTCGGACTCCTGCTCGAGCATTCCGATGCACTCCGCCCTGGCCAGAAGCCTGAGAAGGGGTACCTCGATTTCGATGCCGAATGGCAGATCATCCACGAACTGAACCGGTCTGGCGCCCCGGTTCGGCACCTACTGAACTGGGGGCGTTCGGCGATCGAAGGCCGTTCTGACGCGACACCGCTCGCTCACCTGGCCGAGGCGGGCTCCCAGTTGGGCGCCTACGCGTTCTCCGGGGCTTCAGGGTCTACAAGTGCTCGGAGCGTCGAGTGGCAGGATGTGCACCTCGGCCTGGCTCGGGACGAACCCGTCTCGCTGCTGGACGAGAAGCACATTCGCGACGTCATTCGTGCGCTTCCGAATGATCTTTCCTACCTGGGAGTGAAGGTGGGGGCTGGGGCCGGTACAGCCGGTGTCGACCGGCTCGACCTGGCATTCTCACTGCTTTCGGCCGTCGAACAGGAGGTTTCTGTTTCGGTTCAGCGTCCCGCCTGATGGGCCGCACTCTGTAATTGCTTTTCCCGCAGGACTACCCATAGTCATACCAAGTCCCGTCACGGGGCTCAACACAAAGGAGTGGCGAGTGACTT contains:
- a CDS encoding DUF4862 family protein, producing the protein MTRIVVSAYNAAPAGLDADTQLQHKWYKRLRDDPRIGGLELAFAAGCLHAQGNAALAGLLDPAWRNSVSLMPFTLARNGLDPAYGLASLDDSARRAAVDDVRSAFETISAFRHDHGDGSITSVGLQSAPRADRSSPDSLRESLSEITAWNWDGVGLLLEHSDALRPGQKPEKGYLDFDAEWQIIHELNRSGAPVRHLLNWGRSAIEGRSDATPLAHLAEAGSQLGAYAFSGASGSTSARSVEWQDVHLGLARDEPVSLLDEKHIRDVIRALPNDLSYLGVKVGAGAGTAGVDRLDLAFSLLSAVEQEVSVSVQRPA